Proteins from one Rosa chinensis cultivar Old Blush chromosome 7, RchiOBHm-V2, whole genome shotgun sequence genomic window:
- the LOC112179944 gene encoding zinc finger transcription factor YY1 isoform X2 — protein sequence MDTQFHHNYFERRTIFRSKAPAVRWVKQWVPQDVVATGGKCSLLKWVTDGTVKALNEKSKELVAPEPEPEPTTEVLFLCSYEGCGKTFIDAGALRKHSHIHGERQYVCHYEGCGKKFLDSSKLKRHFLIHTGERDFVCPHEGCGKAFSLDFNLRSHMKTHSQENYHICPYPECGKRYAHEYKLKNHISSHHEKSVPVDVPKYTVPPSEKQTKTPKPSAGVYGSASSDRPYACPYEGCEKAYIHEYKLKLHLRREHPGHMSDENAEHALNTADNEMDEASDQDVYAGKRVNGKSQKTNRAKPNLKFPPAKVRKGSTPSQATTNPMKKPWPVKEVVYEEDSEETEEDRDNVEDGWRYAGNNDDDDEETEDED from the exons aTGGATACCCAATTCCATCACAATTATTTCGAGAGGCGCACCATCTTCAGATCCAAAGCTCCCGCTGTTAGATGGGTTAAACAATG GGTTCCGCAGGATGTCGTAGCAACAGGTGGAAAGTGCTCTCTCTTGAAATGGGTCACAG ATGGCACGGTAAAGGCTTTGAATGAGAAATCAAAAGAGCTAGTGGCACCAGAGCCAGAACCAGAACCTACAACTGAAGTCCTTTTTCTTTGCAGCTATGAAGGCTGTGGGAAGACCTTTATTGATGCTGGTGCTTTGAGGAAGCATTCTCACATACATGGGGAGAGACAGTATGTTTGTCACTATGAGGGTTGTGGGAAG AAATTTTTGGATAGTTCAAAGTTGAAACGACACTTTCTCATTCATACCGGCGAAAGAGATTTTGTATGCCCTCATGAAGGCTGTGGTAAG GCATTCTCCCTGGATTTCAACCTACGGTCCCACATGAAAACACATTCACAAGAGAACTATCATATATGCCCATACCCAGAATGTGGAAAGAGATATGCACATGAGTACAAGCTTAAAAACCACatttcatctcaccatgaaaag AGTGTGCCTGTGGATGTGCCTAAGTATACTGTTCCACCTTCAGAGAAGCAAACAAAAACTCCCAAGCCTTCTGCAGGGGTTTATGGTTCTGCATCATCTGATCGACCTTATGCCTGCCCTTATGAAGGGTGTGAAAAAGCCTACATCCATGAATACAAGCTTAAACTACATCTGAGGAGAGAGCATCCTGGTCATATGTCTGATGAAAATGCTGAGCATGCCCTTAATACTGCTGACAATGAGATGGACGAAGCCAGTGATCAAGATGTCTATGCAGGAAAACGTGTGAATGGCAAAAGCCAGAAAACAAATAGGGCCAAGCCGAATTTGAAGTTCCCGCCTGCCAAAGTGCGCAAAGGCTCAACTCCATCTCAGGCCACTACGAACCCAATGAAAAAGCCATGGCCAGTCAAAGAAGTAGTTTATGAAGAAGATAGTGAAGAAACGGAAGAGGACCGTGACAATGTAGAGGATGGTTGGAGGTATGCCGGAAACAACgacgatgatgatgaagaaacagaagatgAAGACTAG
- the LOC112179944 gene encoding zinc finger transcription factor YY1 isoform X1 — protein sequence MDTQFHHNYFERRTIFRSKAPAVRWVKQWVPQDVVATGGKCSLLKWVTDGTVKALNEKSKELVAPEPEPEPTTEVLFLCSYEGCGKTFIDAGALRKHSHIHGERQYVCHYEGCGKKFLDSSKLKRHFLIHTGERDFVCPHEGCGKAFSLDFNLRSHMKTHSQENYHICPYPECGKRYAHEYKLKNHISSHHEKLQSVPVDVPKYTVPPSEKQTKTPKPSAGVYGSASSDRPYACPYEGCEKAYIHEYKLKLHLRREHPGHMSDENAEHALNTADNEMDEASDQDVYAGKRVNGKSQKTNRAKPNLKFPPAKVRKGSTPSQATTNPMKKPWPVKEVVYEEDSEETEEDRDNVEDGWRYAGNNDDDDEETEDED from the exons aTGGATACCCAATTCCATCACAATTATTTCGAGAGGCGCACCATCTTCAGATCCAAAGCTCCCGCTGTTAGATGGGTTAAACAATG GGTTCCGCAGGATGTCGTAGCAACAGGTGGAAAGTGCTCTCTCTTGAAATGGGTCACAG ATGGCACGGTAAAGGCTTTGAATGAGAAATCAAAAGAGCTAGTGGCACCAGAGCCAGAACCAGAACCTACAACTGAAGTCCTTTTTCTTTGCAGCTATGAAGGCTGTGGGAAGACCTTTATTGATGCTGGTGCTTTGAGGAAGCATTCTCACATACATGGGGAGAGACAGTATGTTTGTCACTATGAGGGTTGTGGGAAG AAATTTTTGGATAGTTCAAAGTTGAAACGACACTTTCTCATTCATACCGGCGAAAGAGATTTTGTATGCCCTCATGAAGGCTGTGGTAAG GCATTCTCCCTGGATTTCAACCTACGGTCCCACATGAAAACACATTCACAAGAGAACTATCATATATGCCCATACCCAGAATGTGGAAAGAGATATGCACATGAGTACAAGCTTAAAAACCACatttcatctcaccatgaaaag TTGCAGAGTGTGCCTGTGGATGTGCCTAAGTATACTGTTCCACCTTCAGAGAAGCAAACAAAAACTCCCAAGCCTTCTGCAGGGGTTTATGGTTCTGCATCATCTGATCGACCTTATGCCTGCCCTTATGAAGGGTGTGAAAAAGCCTACATCCATGAATACAAGCTTAAACTACATCTGAGGAGAGAGCATCCTGGTCATATGTCTGATGAAAATGCTGAGCATGCCCTTAATACTGCTGACAATGAGATGGACGAAGCCAGTGATCAAGATGTCTATGCAGGAAAACGTGTGAATGGCAAAAGCCAGAAAACAAATAGGGCCAAGCCGAATTTGAAGTTCCCGCCTGCCAAAGTGCGCAAAGGCTCAACTCCATCTCAGGCCACTACGAACCCAATGAAAAAGCCATGGCCAGTCAAAGAAGTAGTTTATGAAGAAGATAGTGAAGAAACGGAAGAGGACCGTGACAATGTAGAGGATGGTTGGAGGTATGCCGGAAACAACgacgatgatgatgaagaaacagaagatgAAGACTAG
- the LOC112176459 gene encoding ubiquitin-like domain-containing CTD phosphatase translates to MAGVSSSSSTMAEEELTLTVKWSGKEYTVRVCGDDTVGELKRRICQLTTVLPKRQKLLYPKLLPSKLADDAVLLSSLPFKSSVKLTMIGSMEDDIIVDPVDSPDIVDDFELGQDEAVDIKDNHINNQKLRRRIDHYKIELKNPCRQGKKLLVLDIDYTLFDHRSTAENPLQLMRPYLHEFLTAAYAEYDIMIWSATSIKWVELKMGQLGVLNNPNYKITALLDHLAMITVQSYSRGIFDCKPLGLIWAQFPEFYSSKNTIMFDDLRRNFVMNPQNGLIIKPFRKAHSSRNSDQELIKLTSYLLAIAELDDLSALDHNSWQSFTEDNVKRRRHE, encoded by the exons ATGGCAGGAGTTTCGAGTTCAAGCTCCACGATGGCAGAAGAGGAGCTAACGTTGACAGTCAAGTGGAGCGGGAAGGAGTACACGGTTCGAGTATGCGGCGACGACACTGTGGGCGAGCTCAAGCGCCGAATCTGCCAACTCACCACCGTCTTGCCCAAACGCCAGAAGCTTCTGTACCCCAAACTCCTGCCTTCCAAACTCGCCGACGACGCCGTTTTGCTCTCCTCTCTCCCTTTCAAGTCCTCAGTCAAATTGACCATGATTGG TTCTATGGAGGATGATATTATAGTGGATCCCGTCGACTCTCCTGACATTGTTGATGACTTTGAGCTCGGCCAAGATGAGGCTGTTGATATCAAGGATAACCATATTAATAACCAGAAATTGAGGAGGCGTATAGATCATTACAAg ATTGAACTTAAGAATCCCTGCCGCCAAGGAAAGAAGCTGCTTGTGCTGGATATTGATTATACTCTCTTTGATCATCGGTCCACAGCAGAGAACCCACTTCAACTTATGCGACCTT ATCTTCATGAGTTTCTGACAGCTGCTTATGCGGAATATGATATTATGATATGGTCTGCAACCAG CATCAAATGGGTTGAATTGAAGATGGGACAGCTTGGGGTACTCAACAATCCCAACTACAAAATCACTGCTCTTCTAGACCATTTAGCAATGATTACCGTTCAGTCATATTCGCGTGGAATCTTTGATTGCAAGCCACTAGGCTTAATCTGGGCTCAATTCCCTGAG TTCTACAGTTCAAAAAACACTATAATGTTTGACGATCTGCGAAGAAATTTTGTGATGAACCCACAAAATGGTTTGATCATCAAGCCGTTCAGGAAGGCCCATTCTAGCCGAAACAGTGATCAGGAGCTTATCAAACTCACATCATATTTGCTTGCCATTGCGGAACTTGATGATTTGAGCGCCCTTGATCATAATTCCTGGCAGTCATTTACTGAGGACAATGTCAAAAGACGTCGGCATGAATGA